Proteins encoded within one genomic window of Synechococcus sp. PCC 7335:
- a CDS encoding DUF6335 family protein: MENTDSLPKQAAVDGKSAFAGNPSSTQDEGTNHLGIDQMGESAGLDIHPEEPLATKEKLEARDQERFDLDSANPETETL; encoded by the coding sequence ATGGAAAACACCGACTCTCTTCCAAAGCAGGCTGCCGTAGATGGTAAAAGTGCTTTTGCAGGCAATCCTTCTTCGACTCAAGACGAAGGAACAAATCATCTAGGTATTGACCAAATGGGTGAGAGTGCCGGATTAGACATTCACCCTGAAGAGCCACTAGCAACCAAAGAAAAACTAGAAGCTCGCGATCAGGAAAGATTTGATCTTGATTCAGCTAACCCTGAAACAGAAACTCTCTAG
- a CDS encoding diguanylate cyclase domain-containing protein produces the protein RFSGDEFVVLITPAASTQVSTRLEPRQTNQETIEDLARYLCNCLAEVYEIDGYRLPTTVSIGIAFSDSIHEDSDDLLRNADIALCKAKAAGRGQYMIFDHQMYEELVSRSQLERDLSQAISQIDDYSVDANG, from the coding sequence GTCGTTTTAGCGGTGACGAATTTGTTGTGCTGATTACCCCTGCTGCATCTACGCAGGTATCTACAAGGTTAGAGCCCAGGCAAACGAACCAAGAGACTATAGAAGACCTAGCACGGTATCTTTGCAATTGTCTAGCTGAAGTGTATGAGATAGATGGCTATAGGTTGCCTACCACAGTAAGTATAGGCATTGCCTTTAGCGATTCTATCCACGAAGACTCAGATGATCTACTACGCAACGCCGATATCGCACTATGTAAGGCAAAAGCAGCAGGTAGAGGACAATATATGATATTTGACCATCAAATGTATGAGGAATTGGTGTCGCGATCGCAGCTAGAGCGCGATCTAAGTCAAGCTATCTCTCAGATAGACGATTATTCAGTAGATGCTAATGGCTAA
- a CDS encoding rhodanese-like domain-containing protein translates to MEDNAVDQTIEKAQEDTTTVLEKAKQAEGRVLDAVDTAQENIGKATPVSTKAEYDTIATPNDVKSRLDWGEPALTIVDVRDREAFNDERIMGAVSMPADKNLVERAKQSMSPERDIFVYSDSDQDTAAAAIQLQEAGFQKVSAIKGGLPAWKAINGAVEGRGQASGLLEEGGASLTGQNATP, encoded by the coding sequence ATGGAAGACAATGCAGTCGACCAGACTATTGAAAAAGCACAAGAGGATACCACAACAGTCCTAGAAAAAGCTAAGCAAGCAGAAGGCCGAGTGCTAGATGCTGTTGATACAGCCCAGGAGAACATTGGCAAAGCAACCCCTGTGTCGACTAAGGCTGAGTACGACACAATCGCGACGCCCAATGATGTTAAGTCCAGACTAGACTGGGGCGAACCTGCATTAACGATTGTCGATGTGCGTGATCGCGAAGCCTTCAATGATGAACGGATCATGGGAGCAGTTTCTATGCCCGCTGATAAGAATTTAGTAGAACGTGCTAAGCAGTCGATGTCTCCAGAGCGAGATATTTTCGTTTATAGCGACTCTGATCAAGATACGGCGGCTGCCGCTATTCAGCTGCAAGAAGCTGGATTCCAAAAGGTCAGTGCTATCAAGGGTGGCCTGCCTGCGTGGAAAGCAATCAATGGCGCTGTAGAAGGACGTGGTCAAGCCTCAGGCCTTCTAGAAGAAGGTGGTGCCAGTTTGACTGGACAGAATGCTACTCCTTAA
- a CDS encoding mechanosensitive ion channel family protein yields MALLAQVVDSLGPLANPVLRNNLVTSIVGLVAITVLRVGANRLIDQQIKDPRNRYAWRKWNSYLCYGLYTFAVVMLWLPSIAGLSTFLGLFAAGLAVVLRDPLVNIVGWLFILWRQPFQMGDRIQVDTHAGDVIDISIFQFTLMEIGNWVETDQSTGRIIHLPNSRIFQQPIANYTQGFKYIWHEIPVLITFESDWEAAKSILFIQLSQHAEHLSSSAEEHIRRAGRKYMISYSKLTPTVYTTVRESGILLTLRYLCEPRRRRGSEQVLWENILREFAKNDDISLAYPTQRFFMTSVDRKSPLLPRHLDKEIALEE; encoded by the coding sequence ATGGCTTTATTGGCACAGGTCGTTGATTCCTTGGGTCCGCTGGCTAACCCAGTTCTTCGAAATAACTTGGTTACCTCGATAGTCGGCCTAGTCGCGATTACCGTGCTGCGAGTAGGCGCAAATCGACTGATCGATCAGCAAATTAAAGATCCCAGAAATCGCTACGCTTGGCGCAAGTGGAATAGCTATCTTTGCTATGGCCTCTATACTTTTGCGGTGGTCATGCTTTGGCTACCCAGTATTGCTGGACTATCAACCTTCTTGGGTTTGTTCGCAGCGGGCCTAGCCGTTGTCCTTCGCGATCCGCTGGTAAATATAGTGGGCTGGTTGTTCATTCTATGGCGACAGCCCTTTCAGATGGGCGATCGCATTCAAGTAGACACTCATGCTGGCGATGTAATCGATATTTCCATCTTTCAATTCACGCTCATGGAGATTGGTAATTGGGTAGAGACAGACCAAAGCACCGGGCGAATTATTCATCTTCCTAACAGCCGGATTTTTCAGCAGCCTATCGCTAACTACACCCAGGGATTTAAGTACATATGGCATGAAATCCCAGTTCTAATTACGTTTGAAAGCGATTGGGAGGCTGCCAAGTCTATCCTATTTATTCAGCTGAGCCAGCACGCCGAGCATCTGAGTAGTTCTGCTGAGGAGCACATCCGTAGAGCCGGTCGAAAGTACATGATTTCTTATTCCAAGCTGACCCCTACGGTTTATACCACCGTCAGAGAAAGCGGCATCCTGCTGACTTTGCGCTACCTCTGTGAGCCCCGTCGACGCCGCGGATCAGAGCAAGTGCTGTGGGAGAATATTCTGCGCGAGTTCGCTAAAAACGACGATATCTCTCTAGCCTATCCTACTCAGCGATTCTTTATGACCTCGGTCGATAGGAAAAGCCCACTGCTGCCACGACATTTGGACAAGGAGATTGCTTTGGAAGAGTAG
- a CDS encoding metallophosphoesterase translates to MRFVVDPAITTKIARMKERVRWQHPVWKEANIDQTCLEIVEQRVGKDQDTNKTNQDFSFLVIGDSGTSRHVRDSPQRRVTKRLLQHSDQCDFILHTGDVVYLVGSSEQYPDNFIEPYREFLVNGKAPHKVRFDQMVFKLPFLPVLGNHDYYDLPLVSGLLSKALTPIRKLLRRRINFDVGWHGSYQGEGFSRAFIDFVEPLSLRQLKTHLQAHYTVKKETGYCLRYVPGEFTRIPNRYYTFRKNGIDFFALDSNTFNAPQPLPPTEEGRMLREKIEKQRDELDEQMRSLALESATLNADVPKQAGRSARIYAKMEQIDEQLQDIDKQLNASLENTTVDTEQLDWLRDRLIASWQDPTAKGRVLYFHHPPYVTESTKWFQGQTLAVRTHLREVLDDVQREIKEYTRPLVDLVLSGHAHCFEYLKTLETGHGDRTIPWIVCGGSGFSLRRQRKEGAVLEEFGEPVAKCHLFVGREGHGSKTRRPYTALRVDVKYGSSQNSLEGEVDDQPQFVLRTLVAERANSKWKAYDLDPIVLG, encoded by the coding sequence ATGAGATTTGTAGTTGATCCGGCGATCACCACTAAAATTGCTCGAATGAAAGAGCGAGTTCGCTGGCAGCATCCTGTCTGGAAAGAGGCAAACATCGACCAGACTTGTTTGGAGATTGTTGAGCAAAGGGTAGGAAAAGACCAAGACACAAACAAAACCAATCAGGATTTCTCTTTTTTGGTAATTGGCGATAGCGGCACGAGTCGACATGTTCGAGATAGTCCACAGCGCCGAGTTACCAAGCGGCTATTACAGCACTCCGACCAGTGCGACTTCATACTACATACGGGTGATGTCGTCTATCTAGTCGGCTCTAGCGAGCAATATCCAGACAACTTTATCGAGCCGTATCGAGAGTTCTTGGTGAATGGCAAAGCACCTCATAAGGTCCGCTTTGACCAAATGGTCTTTAAATTGCCCTTTCTACCAGTACTGGGCAATCATGATTACTATGATTTGCCCCTTGTCTCAGGCTTGCTTAGTAAAGCGCTAACGCCTATTCGTAAATTGCTGCGACGCCGAATTAATTTTGACGTGGGTTGGCACGGTTCTTATCAAGGAGAGGGCTTCTCAAGAGCTTTTATTGATTTTGTTGAACCACTTAGCTTGCGTCAGCTCAAGACACATCTGCAAGCACACTATACGGTCAAAAAAGAGACAGGTTACTGTCTACGCTATGTACCAGGCGAGTTCACTCGTATACCCAATCGCTATTACACCTTTAGAAAGAACGGAATTGATTTTTTTGCGTTAGACAGCAATACATTCAATGCACCGCAGCCGTTGCCGCCTACAGAAGAAGGCAGGATGCTACGTGAGAAAATCGAAAAGCAGCGGGATGAGTTAGACGAACAGATGCGATCGCTTGCCCTAGAATCTGCTACCCTCAACGCCGATGTTCCTAAGCAGGCTGGTCGTTCTGCCCGGATCTACGCCAAGATGGAGCAAATAGACGAGCAGCTACAGGATATTGACAAGCAGCTCAATGCATCTCTAGAGAACACGACTGTTGATACGGAACAGTTGGATTGGCTACGTGATCGTTTGATTGCTTCTTGGCAAGATCCTACTGCTAAAGGTAGAGTTCTGTATTTTCATCATCCACCCTACGTCACAGAAAGCACCAAATGGTTTCAAGGACAGACCCTTGCTGTGCGCACACACCTTAGAGAAGTTCTCGATGATGTCCAAAGGGAGATTAAAGAGTACACTAGGCCACTAGTTGATCTTGTGCTGAGTGGTCATGCCCATTGCTTTGAGTATTTGAAGACTCTAGAAACAGGGCATGGCGATCGCACAATTCCTTGGATTGTCTGTGGCGGCAGCGGTTTTAGCTTGCGTAGACAAAGAAAAGAAGGTGCGGTTCTAGAAGAATTTGGTGAGCCTGTTGCCAAGTGTCATCTATTTGTCGGGCGAGAAGGACACGGCAGTAAAACTAGAAGGCCCTATACTGCGCTCCGAGTGGATGTGAAGTATGGCAGTTCTCAGAACAGTCTAGAGGGTGAAGTAGATGATCAGCCTCAATTTGTTCTACGTACGCTAGTGGCAGAAAGAGCAAATAGTAAGTGGAAAGCCTACGACCTCGATCCAATTGTGTTGGGATAG
- a CDS encoding TspO/MBR family protein: MLKSWMVIAGVGLAIALLSNIIRPKDVKWFRRLERPQWLTFEKLIPVIWTTVFVCGGWSAYIIWQQTQSWAWMSAYIVLEVVTVAFTPVLLWSHSLLAASFIGGTGFVIGLVLAITVFNVSIWAAILLIPYLLWSPVGTYTTWEMKKLNS; the protein is encoded by the coding sequence ATGCTGAAGTCTTGGATGGTGATTGCAGGGGTTGGTCTGGCGATCGCGTTGTTGTCTAATATCATCAGACCGAAGGATGTGAAGTGGTTTCGGCGACTAGAGAGGCCACAGTGGCTAACTTTTGAAAAGCTGATTCCGGTAATCTGGACAACGGTTTTTGTCTGTGGCGGCTGGTCCGCCTATATCATCTGGCAACAGACTCAGTCTTGGGCTTGGATGAGCGCATATATCGTGCTCGAAGTAGTGACGGTTGCATTTACACCGGTTTTACTTTGGTCGCATAGTTTATTGGCAGCTAGCTTTATTGGTGGCACTGGGTTTGTAATTGGGCTAGTACTGGCGATCACGGTGTTCAATGTTTCTATCTGGGCAGCTATTTTATTAATTCCCTACCTGTTGTGGAGCCCAGTTGGAACGTACACTACCTGGGAGATGAAAAAGCTAAATTCGTAA
- the groL gene encoding chaperonin GroEL (60 kDa chaperone family; promotes refolding of misfolded polypeptides especially under stressful conditions; forms two stacked rings of heptamers to form a barrel-shaped 14mer; ends can be capped by GroES; misfolded proteins enter the barrel where they are refolded when GroES binds): MAKLVLFDEKSRQALERGVNALADAVKITMGPKGRNVVLEKKFGAPQIVNDGITIAKEIELDDPYENTGARLVQEVASKTKDLAGDGTTTATVLAQALIREGLKNVAAGANPVSLRRGIEKAVAYLVSEIEAVAKPVAGNDIAQVAAVSSGNDEMVGDMIAQAMDKVTKDGVITVEESKSLDTELDVVEGMQIDRGYMSPYFVTDQERMVVELENARILIVDKKISSIQDLVPVLEQVSRTGQPLLVIAEDVEGEALATLVVNKARGVLNVASIKSPGFGERRKALLADIAALTGGQVISEEVGLSLESTTIDMLGTASKVTVTKDTTTLVSENGNKDDIAKRVEQIRKELSLTDSDYDKEKLAERLAKLAGGVAVIKVGAATETELKDRKLRIEDALSATKAAVEEGIVPGGGATLLHLAQKLDSMKASLSNEEKTGVDIVIRALEAPLRQIADNSGAEGSVVVEKVKDMDANFGYNALTGKYEDLLSSGIIDPAKVVRSALQDAASVAGMVLTTEVLVVEKPEPEPAMPGGDMGGMGGMGGMGGMGGMGGMGGMGMM, encoded by the coding sequence ATGGCGAAATTAGTATTATTCGATGAGAAGTCGCGCCAAGCGCTTGAGCGCGGCGTCAATGCCCTGGCGGACGCAGTCAAGATCACTATGGGTCCAAAAGGCCGAAACGTGGTGCTAGAAAAGAAGTTTGGTGCACCTCAAATCGTCAACGACGGCATCACTATCGCAAAGGAAATTGAACTTGATGACCCGTATGAGAATACAGGTGCTCGTCTGGTCCAAGAAGTAGCTTCCAAGACCAAAGACCTAGCAGGCGATGGCACGACGACTGCCACCGTACTTGCTCAAGCGCTCATTCGTGAAGGTCTAAAAAACGTGGCCGCAGGTGCGAATCCAGTTAGTCTACGTCGCGGAATCGAAAAAGCAGTTGCCTATCTAGTTTCTGAAATTGAAGCTGTTGCTAAGCCTGTTGCTGGTAACGACATTGCTCAGGTGGCAGCTGTTTCATCCGGAAACGATGAAATGGTTGGTGACATGATTGCTCAGGCAATGGATAAAGTTACAAAAGATGGCGTCATTACTGTAGAAGAATCTAAGTCTCTAGACACTGAGCTTGACGTTGTAGAAGGGATGCAGATTGATCGCGGTTATATGTCTCCTTATTTTGTCACCGACCAAGAACGGATGGTGGTTGAGCTAGAAAATGCTCGCATCTTGATTGTTGACAAGAAGATTAGCTCGATTCAGGACTTAGTGCCAGTGCTAGAGCAGGTCAGTCGTACTGGGCAGCCGCTGCTGGTGATTGCTGAAGACGTCGAAGGTGAAGCTCTAGCTACTTTGGTCGTTAACAAAGCGCGAGGTGTTCTCAATGTTGCTTCCATTAAATCTCCTGGTTTTGGTGAACGTCGCAAAGCACTGTTAGCTGATATTGCTGCGCTTACAGGTGGCCAGGTAATTTCTGAAGAGGTCGGTCTATCGCTAGAATCAACCACTATCGATATGCTTGGAACGGCTTCAAAGGTCACAGTTACCAAAGACACCACGACCTTGGTATCTGAAAACGGTAACAAAGACGATATTGCTAAGCGGGTAGAGCAGATTCGTAAGGAATTATCCTTGACGGATTCTGACTACGATAAGGAGAAGCTGGCTGAACGTTTGGCAAAACTAGCTGGCGGTGTTGCTGTTATTAAAGTGGGCGCAGCGACTGAAACTGAGCTTAAGGATCGTAAGCTGCGAATTGAAGATGCTCTAAGTGCTACTAAAGCAGCGGTTGAAGAAGGAATTGTTCCAGGTGGTGGCGCTACTTTGCTTCACCTAGCTCAAAAGCTCGATAGCATGAAAGCGTCTCTTTCAAATGAAGAGAAAACGGGTGTAGATATTGTCATACGGGCACTAGAGGCTCCGTTGCGTCAAATTGCTGACAACTCGGGCGCGGAAGGCTCTGTAGTCGTTGAGAAAGTCAAAGACATGGATGCCAACTTTGGCTACAACGCGCTTACTGGCAAGTATGAAGATCTACTGAGTTCTGGCATTATTGACCCGGCAAAGGTAGTTCGCTCAGCGCTACAAGACGCGGCTTCAGTCGCCGGTATGGTACTAACCACTGAAGTTCTTGTCGTAGAGAAGCCTGAACCTGAACCCGCAATGCCCGGTGGCGACATGGGCGGCATGGGTGGCATGGGCGGCATGGGTGGCATGGGCGGCATGGGCGGCATGGGCGGCATGGGCATGATGTAG
- a CDS encoding glucose 1-dehydrogenase: MQGLKGKNVLVTGGSSGIGQAIAVRFAQEGANVAVNYYKGEEEANVTLEQMRSASAAAGIEPGTLKDMKVQADVSQEKDVAAMFEQVFETFDGLDILINNAGMQIQAPSHELEIDKFDKMIDINMKGAFMCSQKAITHFLENGGGIIVNDSSVHELIPRPRYVGYTMSKSGMQAMTRTLALEYARDNIRINSFAPGATLTPINPWKDDPQRKGEIESHIPMGRSGTSEEMAAVAAFLASDDAAYITGQTLFVDGGLTLFPSFRTPWTG; encoded by the coding sequence ATGCAGGGATTGAAGGGTAAGAACGTTCTAGTGACAGGGGGAAGTAGCGGTATTGGTCAGGCGATCGCCGTGCGATTTGCTCAAGAAGGGGCAAACGTTGCAGTGAACTATTACAAGGGCGAAGAGGAAGCCAACGTTACGCTTGAGCAGATGCGTTCTGCCAGCGCAGCGGCAGGAATTGAGCCCGGTACGCTTAAGGATATGAAGGTGCAGGCGGATGTGTCTCAAGAGAAGGATGTTGCTGCCATGTTTGAGCAGGTATTTGAGACCTTTGACGGACTAGACATCTTGATTAACAACGCGGGAATGCAGATTCAAGCACCTTCTCATGAGCTCGAAATTGATAAATTCGACAAGATGATCGACATCAATATGAAAGGAGCATTTATGTGTTCGCAAAAGGCGATCACACATTTTCTTGAAAACGGTGGGGGCATTATTGTCAATGACTCTAGCGTTCACGAACTCATTCCTAGACCTAGATACGTGGGCTACACCATGAGTAAGTCAGGAATGCAGGCGATGACACGCACACTGGCTCTAGAATATGCTCGTGATAATATTCGGATCAACTCATTTGCTCCAGGAGCAACGCTGACGCCGATCAATCCTTGGAAAGACGATCCTCAAAGGAAAGGAGAAATTGAAAGTCATATCCCAATGGGACGTTCGGGGACGTCTGAAGAAATGGCAGCAGTAGCTGCATTCTTAGCTTCTGATGACGCAGCATACATCACTGGGCAGACGCTGTTCGTAGATGGGGGACTGACGCTATTTCCTTCTTTTCGAACCCCTTGGACAGGGTAA
- a CDS encoding WD40 repeat domain-containing protein has protein sequence MFPKNRNTFPLIAVLLSAGVVAGLSGIFLLISERLESGINITSEVSVRGQSTIQTSSAKILGSHAATVLSLATTGPLVASSSYNNTVKLWNQAEPEIARSLDHKGKINDLVFTADGQQLITASSSGDISLWNIPSTELSTSFAGSSARIMSVAVSSDNTRFAVGDSSGAIQTWTLDDTLKSIRSNPWGSDSEFPEATTLNTAGPQINTLAFHPANSNLLISGDQAGTIRVWDIAQQKNTLTLEVTPERVLSLSINDKGYIASGHSDASIRIWNLENTQLTQTLVNHDLVVADVAFSPDGTLLASASYDETIKVWDWQRSEVLCTLKGHSGFVYSVAFSGAGDTLMSGGYDGTIRAWDLTAVVNKEC, from the coding sequence ATGTTCCCTAAAAATCGCAATACGTTTCCGCTGATTGCTGTGCTGTTATCAGCAGGCGTAGTAGCTGGTCTTAGCGGGATTTTTTTACTGATATCTGAACGGCTAGAGAGTGGTATAAATATCACTTCAGAGGTGAGCGTACGCGGTCAAAGCACCATACAGACAAGCTCTGCCAAGATATTGGGCTCTCATGCAGCGACTGTGCTGAGCCTAGCGACTACCGGTCCTTTAGTGGCAAGTAGCAGCTACAACAATACTGTGAAATTATGGAATCAAGCTGAACCTGAAATAGCGCGATCGCTTGATCATAAAGGTAAAATCAACGACCTCGTCTTCACAGCAGATGGCCAGCAGCTGATCACAGCAAGTAGCAGCGGCGATATCAGCCTATGGAACATACCTAGCACGGAGCTGAGCACGTCTTTTGCAGGTAGCTCAGCTCGGATCATGAGTGTCGCCGTTAGCTCTGATAACACCAGGTTTGCAGTCGGTGACAGTAGTGGCGCTATCCAAACGTGGACACTAGATGACACGCTAAAAAGTATCCGGAGCAATCCTTGGGGTAGCGATAGCGAATTTCCAGAGGCTACTACCCTCAACACCGCTGGCCCCCAGATCAATACCCTTGCTTTCCACCCAGCCAACTCTAACTTACTAATCAGCGGCGACCAAGCGGGCACCATCCGAGTCTGGGATATCGCTCAACAAAAAAATACCCTCACTTTAGAAGTCACCCCCGAACGTGTCTTGAGCCTTTCTATCAACGATAAAGGCTATATTGCTAGCGGCCACTCTGATGCGTCTATTCGGATTTGGAACTTAGAAAATACTCAGCTGACTCAGACACTGGTGAATCATGATCTGGTAGTCGCCGATGTTGCCTTTAGCCCTGATGGAACTCTGTTAGCAAGCGCTAGCTATGACGAGACTATCAAGGTTTGGGATTGGCAGAGAAGTGAAGTACTTTGTACGCTGAAGGGACATTCTGGATTTGTGTACTCTGTCGCGTTCAGCGGTGCTGGGGATACATTAATGAGTGGTGGATACGATGGCACAATTAGAGCCTGGGATCTGACAGCAGTGGTGAACAAAGAATGCTAA
- a CDS encoding bifunctional diguanylate cyclase/phosphodiesterase — MANPPFIVEYQPHLCFSTGYLSGFEALVRWEHPTHGRISPANFIPIAEETGLIIPLGAWVLKTACCQLKSWQDTFPRFKSPLIIAVNFSGKQLLQPNIVGEVAHILKKTGLAASCLRLEITESVLINNLTVAKTRLKELSQLGIQLAIDDFGTGYSSLARLREFEVDVLKIDQSFIHQMQALDENTEFIKAIIELGHSLNMSINAEGIETPSQLSNLKKLGCDEGQGLLFSRSLPPHPAEKLIAESVRGNSHLTKLLTTA, encoded by the coding sequence ATGGCTAACCCTCCGTTTATTGTCGAATATCAACCTCATCTCTGTTTTAGCACCGGCTACCTCAGTGGATTTGAAGCACTTGTTCGGTGGGAGCATCCAACTCATGGACGCATCTCTCCTGCTAACTTTATTCCGATCGCAGAAGAGACTGGTCTAATCATTCCGTTAGGCGCTTGGGTGCTCAAAACAGCCTGCTGCCAGCTGAAATCCTGGCAAGATACATTTCCTCGCTTTAAAAGCCCCCTTATAATCGCTGTCAACTTCTCCGGAAAACAGCTACTGCAGCCTAATATCGTAGGTGAAGTTGCACACATTCTAAAGAAGACTGGCCTAGCCGCTAGCTGTCTACGTCTAGAAATTACTGAAAGCGTTCTAATCAATAACCTAACAGTTGCCAAAACCCGGCTAAAAGAGCTGAGCCAGCTTGGCATTCAGCTAGCAATTGACGATTTTGGGACAGGGTATTCTTCTTTAGCTCGTCTACGAGAGTTTGAAGTTGACGTTTTGAAAATCGATCAATCTTTCATTCACCAGATGCAGGCGCTCGACGAGAATACTGAATTCATCAAAGCCATTATTGAACTTGGCCACAGCCTGAATATGAGCATTAATGCAGAAGGTATTGAAACACCCAGTCAGCTCTCTAACCTTAAAAAGTTAGGCTGTGATGAAGGTCAAGGACTGCTCTTTTCTAGATCACTACCCCCACATCCAGCCGAAAAGCTTATTGCCGAGAGCGTCAGGGGCAATAGTCACCTGACAAAGTTGCTGACAACGGCGTGA